One genomic window of Trichlorobacter lovleyi includes the following:
- the rpsI gene encoding 30S ribosomal protein S9, with protein MAAVSFYGTGKRKSSVARVWLKPGAGRIVVNNKTLDEYFGRETSKMVVRQPLELTENVGKFDVFVNVCGGGDSGQAGAIKHGITKALLEADPELRANLKKAGFITRDSRVKERKKYGRKAARARFQFSKR; from the coding sequence ATGGCAGCAGTCAGCTTCTACGGCACAGGTAAAAGAAAGAGTTCCGTAGCCCGCGTGTGGCTTAAGCCCGGCGCTGGTCGCATCGTGGTTAACAATAAGACCCTTGACGAGTACTTTGGTCGTGAGACCTCCAAGATGGTTGTTCGTCAACCTTTGGAGCTGACTGAAAATGTCGGCAAGTTTGATGTTTTTGTCAATGTCTGCGGTGGCGGAGACTCCGGTCAGGCCGGAGCCATCAAGCATGGCATCACCAAGGCACTGCTTGAGGCAGATCCGGAACTGCGTGCCAACCTGAAAAAGGCCGGTTTCATTACCCGCGATTCAAGGGTCAAGGAGCGTAAGAAGTACGGTCGCAAGGCAGCCCGCGCCCGCTTCCAGTTCTCCAAGCGTTAA
- a CDS encoding YgiQ family radical SAM protein produces MSRHLPITLDEARGRGWHELDIILVTGDAYIDHPAFGVPLLGRWLEAHGFRVGIIAQPDWRSKEPFMALGRPRLFFGVSAGAMDSMVAHYTPRKKLRHDDAYTPGGKHGARPNRAALIYTSRLKEAYRDVPVVLGGIEASLRRLAHYDYWDDKVRRSILLDAKADLLVYGMAEQSLLELARRMKAGEPLEQIRDLRGTVFISRQPPEESVVLPSFELVGSSREAYLEAFCQAEREQNPYCAKALVQAHAERLVVCNPPALPLATAELDAVYALPFSREPHPSYRESIPAFEQIKTSLTSHRGCYGGCSFCAISSHQGKFIQSRSAASVMAELQALIKKPWFRGTISDVGGPTANMYGTGCGASDGGHRCRRPSCLHPKPCPNLKADDRSAVQLLRKASGSAGVRTLTVTSGIRNDLLELQPDYCKTLIEQHVGGLLKVAPEHLVDQVTMLMRKPGKAAFVRFLERFRDESRKAGKVQAVVPYLMSGHPGCRVDEMVLLLRELQRLKLKVEQVQEFTPTPGTAATCMYYTGMDPDSGKPVFVARTDREKILQKSILLWHLPEERQRVVKLLKELGRADLLKLLDEGQQSDERRQHHQRKGPQKKRTAR; encoded by the coding sequence GTGAGCCGCCATCTGCCCATAACCCTTGATGAGGCCCGCGGTCGGGGTTGGCATGAACTGGACATCATTCTGGTCACCGGCGACGCCTATATTGACCATCCGGCCTTTGGTGTGCCGCTTTTAGGGCGTTGGCTGGAAGCGCATGGTTTCAGGGTCGGCATTATTGCGCAGCCTGACTGGCGTTCCAAAGAACCGTTTATGGCCCTGGGGCGCCCGCGTCTGTTCTTCGGCGTGTCGGCAGGTGCCATGGACTCGATGGTGGCGCACTACACCCCCCGCAAGAAGCTGCGCCATGACGATGCCTACACGCCGGGCGGCAAGCATGGCGCTCGCCCCAATCGTGCCGCATTGATCTATACCTCCCGCCTCAAGGAGGCGTACCGGGATGTTCCGGTGGTGCTGGGGGGGATTGAGGCGTCACTCCGTCGTCTTGCCCATTATGACTACTGGGACGACAAGGTGCGGCGTTCAATTCTGCTGGATGCCAAGGCTGATCTGCTGGTGTACGGCATGGCAGAACAGTCGTTGCTTGAGCTTGCCAGGCGGATGAAGGCCGGAGAACCGCTTGAGCAGATTCGAGACCTGCGTGGCACGGTGTTTATTTCCAGGCAACCTCCTGAAGAGTCAGTGGTGCTCCCCTCTTTTGAGCTGGTTGGCAGTTCTCGCGAGGCGTATCTCGAGGCCTTTTGCCAAGCGGAACGGGAGCAGAATCCCTACTGTGCTAAAGCTTTGGTGCAGGCCCATGCTGAACGTCTTGTGGTCTGTAATCCGCCCGCGCTGCCCCTGGCAACCGCAGAGCTTGATGCCGTCTATGCCCTGCCCTTCAGCCGGGAGCCGCATCCCTCCTATCGAGAATCGATTCCCGCCTTTGAGCAGATCAAGACATCGCTGACCAGCCATCGGGGGTGCTATGGTGGCTGTTCCTTTTGTGCCATCAGCTCACACCAGGGCAAATTTATTCAGTCCCGATCCGCAGCTTCGGTGATGGCAGAACTGCAGGCCCTGATTAAAAAGCCCTGGTTTCGTGGCACGATCAGCGACGTAGGTGGTCCGACAGCCAATATGTATGGTACCGGTTGTGGTGCGTCAGATGGCGGACACCGTTGCAGGCGGCCCAGCTGTCTGCATCCCAAGCCCTGTCCAAACCTGAAGGCTGATGATCGTTCGGCAGTGCAGTTGCTACGCAAGGCATCCGGCTCAGCCGGGGTGCGGACCCTGACTGTTACCTCAGGAATTCGGAATGACCTGCTGGAACTGCAGCCTGACTATTGCAAGACGTTGATTGAACAGCATGTGGGCGGTCTTCTGAAGGTGGCGCCGGAACACCTGGTGGATCAGGTTACCATGCTGATGCGCAAGCCGGGCAAGGCTGCCTTTGTCCGGTTTCTTGAGCGTTTCAGGGACGAAAGTCGCAAGGCAGGTAAGGTTCAGGCGGTGGTGCCGTATCTGATGTCAGGCCACCCAGGGTGTCGTGTGGATGAGATGGTGCTGCTGCTGAGGGAGTTGCAACGTTTGAAACTCAAGGTTGAGCAGGTGCAGGAGTTTACCCCTACGCCGGGAACTGCTGCCACCTGTATGTATTATACCGGCATGGATCCGGACAGTGGTAAGCCGGTCTTTGTTGCCAGAACTGATCGGGAGAAGATCCTGCAGAAATCAATCCTGCTCTGGCATCTGCCGGAAGAACGACAACGCGTGGTTAAGCTGTTAAAGGAACTGGGACGGGCCGATTTGCTCAAACTGCTTGATGAAGGTCAGCAATCCGATGAGCGGAGGCAACACCACCAGAGAAAAGGCCCGCAGAAAAAAAGAACGGCCCGTTGA
- the gatB gene encoding Asp-tRNA(Asn)/Glu-tRNA(Gln) amidotransferase subunit GatB — protein MRFQPVIGLEVHVQLKTDSKIFCGCSTRFGAEPNLNTCPVCLALPGALPVLNQKVVEFAIMAGLATNCSISPTNIFARKNYFYPDLPKGYQISQFDLPICLAGHLDIAVGDQTKRIGITRIHMEEDAGKLVHGQDGGSGVDLNRAGTPLLEVVSEPDMRTADEAVAYLKKLYQIVTYLGICDGNMEEGSFRCDANVSVMPVGSDTFGTRAEIKNVNSFKFVKAAIDYEIARQIELIEDGGKVVQETRLFDPNKGVTRSMRGKEEAHDYRYFPDPDLVPVVISDDWIKRVKRELPELPEVKFNRFLTEYSLPEYDADVLTSSRTLADYFEQCAQTCTNAKAAANWVMGELTRSLNDNGISLEQCPVSPAQLAGLIRLIDGGTISGTIAKKVFEEIWKNGGDAAAIVEQQGLAQVSDTGAIEAAIDQIMAANMGQVEEYRGGKDKVFGFFVGQVMKAMKGKANPAVVNDLLKQKLAG, from the coding sequence ATGAGATTCCAACCGGTTATCGGACTTGAGGTCCACGTACAACTGAAGACAGACAGCAAGATTTTTTGCGGCTGTTCCACCCGCTTCGGGGCGGAACCCAACCTGAACACCTGCCCGGTCTGTCTGGCCCTGCCCGGCGCACTGCCGGTACTGAACCAGAAGGTGGTGGAGTTTGCCATTATGGCCGGTCTGGCTACCAACTGCAGCATCAGCCCCACCAACATCTTTGCCCGCAAGAACTACTTCTATCCTGACCTGCCCAAAGGGTACCAGATCAGCCAGTTTGATCTACCGATCTGTCTGGCCGGTCACCTGGATATTGCAGTGGGTGATCAGACCAAACGGATCGGTATTACAAGAATCCATATGGAAGAGGATGCCGGCAAACTGGTCCACGGCCAGGATGGCGGTTCCGGGGTGGACCTGAACCGGGCCGGCACACCACTTCTGGAGGTAGTCTCCGAGCCGGATATGCGCACTGCCGATGAGGCGGTGGCCTATCTGAAAAAGCTGTACCAGATCGTGACTTACCTGGGGATCTGCGATGGCAACATGGAGGAAGGTTCCTTCCGCTGCGACGCCAACGTCTCGGTCATGCCGGTCGGCTCCGACACCTTCGGTACCAGAGCAGAGATCAAAAACGTCAACTCCTTCAAGTTCGTCAAGGCCGCCATTGACTACGAGATTGCCCGCCAGATTGAACTGATCGAGGATGGCGGCAAAGTGGTGCAGGAGACCCGCCTGTTTGATCCCAATAAAGGGGTCACCCGCTCCATGCGGGGCAAGGAAGAGGCCCACGACTACCGCTACTTCCCGGACCCGGATCTGGTGCCGGTGGTGATCTCTGACGACTGGATCAAGCGTGTTAAAAGAGAGCTGCCGGAACTGCCAGAGGTCAAATTCAACCGTTTCCTGACAGAATACAGCCTGCCGGAGTATGATGCCGATGTCCTGACATCCTCGCGCACCCTGGCCGACTACTTTGAACAGTGCGCCCAGACCTGCACTAATGCCAAGGCAGCTGCCAACTGGGTCATGGGTGAGCTGACCCGCTCCCTGAACGACAACGGGATCAGCCTTGAACAGTGCCCGGTCTCCCCTGCCCAACTGGCCGGACTGATCAGGCTGATTGATGGCGGCACCATCTCCGGTACTATTGCCAAGAAGGTCTTTGAAGAGATCTGGAAAAACGGCGGCGACGCCGCTGCCATTGTGGAACAACAGGGGCTGGCCCAGGTCTCCGACACCGGTGCCATTGAAGCAGCCATTGACCAGATCATGGCTGCCAACATGGGCCAGGTTGAGGAATACCGGGGTGGCAAGGACAAGGTCTTCGGTTTCTTTGTCGGTCAGGTCATGAAGGCGATGAAGGGTAAGGCCAACCCGGCCGTGGTCAACGACCTGTTGAAACAGAAACTGGCGGGATAA
- the argC gene encoding N-acetyl-gamma-glutamyl-phosphate reductase, translating into MLRVAIVGASGYTGLELIRLLDRHPEVVISCVTSEQSAGKRISEIFPTLRGRCDLVLEPLDPAAIAAKADMIFTALPHQAAMKVVPDLLAAGRKVVDLSADYRLHDPAVYGAWYEAHLNPELLPEAVFGLPELRRETIRKARLVANPGCYPTSVILGLKPLLKQGLIDITTIIADSKSGTSGAGRSAKVDSLYCEVNDSFKAYGVGGAHRHTPEIEQELSELAGRPVTITFTPHLVPMDRGILSTIYATPTRAVTTEELVSLYTDSYKDEPFVRPLPQGQFPATGFVRGSNFCDIGITLDSRANRIVVVSAIDNLVKGASGQAIQNMNLICGFPETCGLEGLAIFP; encoded by the coding sequence ATGTTGCGCGTTGCCATTGTCGGGGCCAGCGGGTACACCGGCCTTGAGTTGATCCGTCTGCTTGATCGCCATCCGGAGGTGGTGATCAGTTGCGTTACCTCTGAACAGAGTGCCGGTAAGCGGATTTCCGAGATCTTTCCGACCCTGCGCGGTCGTTGTGACCTGGTTCTGGAGCCGCTCGATCCGGCTGCCATAGCTGCCAAGGCCGACATGATTTTTACCGCCCTGCCACACCAGGCTGCCATGAAGGTGGTGCCTGACTTACTGGCGGCCGGCAGAAAGGTGGTTGATCTTTCGGCCGATTACCGGCTGCATGATCCAGCGGTCTACGGTGCCTGGTATGAAGCCCACCTGAATCCGGAGCTGTTGCCTGAGGCGGTCTTCGGTCTGCCTGAACTGCGTCGTGAGACCATCAGGAAGGCACGGCTGGTGGCGAACCCCGGTTGTTACCCCACCAGCGTCATCCTGGGACTGAAGCCACTGCTGAAGCAGGGCTTGATCGATATCACTACCATCATTGCCGATTCAAAGTCCGGCACCAGCGGAGCCGGACGGAGTGCCAAGGTGGATTCGCTCTACTGTGAGGTCAACGATTCCTTTAAGGCCTATGGTGTGGGTGGCGCACACCGTCATACCCCTGAGATTGAACAGGAACTGTCGGAGCTGGCAGGGCGGCCGGTCACCATTACCTTCACCCCTCATCTGGTGCCGATGGATCGCGGAATACTTTCCACCATCTATGCCACCCCCACCCGGGCGGTGACGACTGAAGAACTGGTATCGCTCTATACTGATAGCTACAAGGATGAACCGTTTGTGCGCCCTTTGCCTCAGGGGCAGTTCCCGGCCACCGGCTTTGTGCGCGGTTCCAACTTCTGTGATATCGGCATCACCCTGGACAGCCGGGCCAACCGGATTGTGGTGGTCTCTGCGATTGATAATCTGGTCAAGGGTGCCTCCGGCCAAGCGATCCAGAACATGAACCTGATCTGCGGTTTTCCTGAAACCTGCGGTCTGGAAGGGCTTGCGATCTTCCCGTGA
- a CDS encoding response regulator, with protein MPQTAMIVDDALFIRTVLRTMLEDCGCQILAEAASGLEALRCLHAVTPDLIFLDIILPDANGIDILDDIRHRLPDTAVIICSSISQEQTIHKALQHGAAAYLHKPFTQEAVAAVLRQLEAA; from the coding sequence ATGCCGCAAACCGCCATGATTGTCGATGATGCCTTGTTCATCCGCACGGTCTTACGCACCATGCTGGAAGACTGCGGCTGTCAGATCCTGGCCGAGGCGGCCAGCGGCCTTGAGGCGTTGCGCTGTCTGCACGCGGTCACGCCGGACCTGATCTTTCTTGACATCATCCTGCCTGATGCCAACGGCATCGATATCCTGGACGACATCCGTCACAGACTGCCGGACACAGCGGTCATCATCTGCTCGTCCATCAGCCAGGAACAGACCATTCACAAGGCCCTGCAACACGGTGCTGCAGCCTACCTGCACAAGCCGTTTACCCAGGAAGCTGTCGCCGCCGTACTCAGGCAGCTGGAAGCCGCTTAA
- the gatC gene encoding Asp-tRNA(Asn)/Glu-tRNA(Gln) amidotransferase subunit GatC gives MSINQHEIEHVAKLARLTLRDDEKQLFTGQMEAILAYVETLNELNTEGIAPTSHAVPMENAFRPDCVTPSIGHDRALANAPDKNETYFRVPPVIE, from the coding sequence ATGAGTATCAACCAGCACGAGATAGAACATGTGGCAAAACTTGCCCGGCTTACGCTGCGGGATGATGAAAAACAGCTCTTCACCGGCCAGATGGAGGCGATCCTGGCCTATGTCGAGACCCTGAACGAGCTGAATACCGAGGGCATCGCCCCCACCTCCCATGCCGTACCGATGGAGAACGCCTTCCGTCCTGACTGCGTGACGCCGTCCATTGGCCACGACCGCGCCCTGGCCAATGCCCCTGACAAGAACGAGACCTACTTCCGGGTCCCCCCGGTCATAGAATAG
- a CDS encoding AI-2E family transporter, with product MDRTLLKTLLAFTLILLVVYLLGKIFLPFLVPIAWALIIGIITFPAYRRLLDLLKQREAWSAALMTLAVMLVFVLPVVSLVSVLAQEVAQAYQFVSSSVSSGGAEKLLQQWAGQPQWAPYVAKFKTLVGGSSFSLTDSVMANSKEGLAKLLGFLTSILANSFSFLMDMIFMLFILFFVYLDGERVLLWLHRMLPLEGSLQEKLSRVVRDVLSGFIFGTLLTCLVQGVLAGAAYLLFDVPSPLLLAVLTAIGGLIPVVGTALIWLPAALYLYLQGSVAKAVIMILWGFFAVGMSDNVVKPIFMSSRVSLPILPIMIGALGGLAAFGVLGAILGPLLLAILYELYVIEPAPVPAVDASYVAEQGE from the coding sequence ATGGACCGTACCCTGTTGAAGACATTGCTTGCCTTTACCTTGATCCTGCTTGTTGTCTATCTGTTGGGCAAGATCTTCCTGCCGTTTCTGGTGCCGATCGCCTGGGCCTTGATTATCGGTATCATCACCTTTCCTGCGTACCGTCGCCTGCTCGATCTCTTGAAGCAGCGGGAGGCCTGGTCTGCAGCCCTGATGACCCTGGCAGTGATGCTGGTCTTTGTCTTGCCGGTCGTCAGTCTGGTCTCCGTACTGGCACAGGAGGTTGCCCAGGCCTATCAGTTTGTCAGCAGCTCCGTAAGTAGCGGTGGTGCAGAAAAGCTGCTTCAGCAGTGGGCCGGACAACCGCAGTGGGCACCCTACGTGGCTAAATTCAAGACGCTGGTCGGTGGTAGCAGCTTCAGTCTGACTGACAGTGTCATGGCTAATTCAAAAGAGGGACTGGCAAAGCTGCTCGGTTTTCTGACCTCTATTCTAGCAAACTCATTCAGTTTTCTCATGGATATGATCTTCATGCTGTTTATCCTGTTTTTTGTCTATCTTGACGGAGAACGTGTGCTGCTCTGGCTGCACAGGATGCTGCCGCTTGAAGGCAGTCTGCAGGAAAAGCTGTCCCGGGTAGTCAGGGATGTGCTCTCCGGATTCATCTTTGGCACCCTGCTGACCTGTCTGGTGCAAGGAGTCCTGGCCGGTGCTGCCTACCTGCTGTTCGATGTGCCTTCACCTCTGTTGCTGGCAGTACTGACGGCCATCGGCGGACTGATCCCCGTGGTGGGTACCGCCCTGATCTGGCTGCCTGCGGCATTGTATCTTTACCTGCAAGGCTCGGTGGCCAAGGCGGTTATTATGATTCTGTGGGGCTTTTTTGCTGTGGGTATGTCGGACAATGTGGTCAAGCCTATTTTCATGAGCAGCCGGGTCTCCCTGCCGATCCTGCCGATCATGATCGGTGCCCTTGGAGGTCTGGCGGCCTTTGGGGTGCTGGGTGCCATTTTGGGCCCGCTGCTGCTGGCCATCCTGTATGAGTTGTATGTGATTGAGCCGGCCCCGGTGCCGGCTGTTGATGCATCGTATGTTGCCGAACAGGGGGAATAG
- the gatA gene encoding Asp-tRNA(Asn)/Glu-tRNA(Gln) amidotransferase subunit GatA produces the protein MELYEQTIHDLQAQLQARQVSSVEITNSFLNRIESTDQSINAFITVTKEQALLDAAAADQRIAAGDCAPLTGIPVALKDIFLTEGVRTTCASKMLDNFIAPYDATAWARIKSQGAVLLGKLNQDEFAMGSSCENSAFGPTRNPWNREHIPGGSSGGSAAAIAAQQAVATLGTDTGGSIRQPASHCGCVGLKPTYGRVSRYGVIAYASSLDQVGPITRDVTDAALLLEAIAGHDPKDSTSVDCPVPNYTAALKQGVKGLKIGLPKEYFIDGLDADVQQAMDQAIATYRRLGAEFVEVSLPHTNYAVATYYLIATAEASSNLARYEGVRFGHRAKDTAGLIDLMMQSRSEGFGAEVKRRIMLGTYALSSGYYDAYYIKAQKVRTLIQQDFIEAFKSVDLLLTPVAPTPAFRIGEKTADPLQMYLSDIFTIPVNLAGICGISVPAGASSTGLPIGLQLLGRPFGEETILRAAFDFEQATDWHTKKAAL, from the coding sequence ATGGAACTTTACGAACAGACCATCCATGACCTGCAGGCTCAATTACAGGCACGCCAGGTCTCCTCGGTTGAGATCACCAACTCCTTTTTGAACAGGATTGAATCCACCGACCAGTCCATCAACGCCTTTATCACCGTCACCAAAGAGCAGGCATTGCTTGATGCAGCGGCAGCAGACCAGCGGATTGCAGCCGGCGACTGCGCCCCCCTGACCGGCATCCCGGTGGCCCTGAAGGATATCTTCCTGACGGAAGGGGTACGCACCACCTGTGCCTCAAAGATGCTGGACAACTTCATCGCCCCCTATGATGCCACTGCCTGGGCCAGGATAAAGTCACAAGGCGCCGTACTGCTGGGCAAGCTGAACCAGGATGAGTTTGCCATGGGCTCTTCCTGTGAAAACAGCGCCTTTGGGCCAACCCGCAACCCCTGGAACCGCGAGCATATTCCAGGCGGTTCATCCGGCGGCTCTGCAGCCGCCATTGCAGCCCAACAGGCCGTGGCCACCCTGGGTACCGACACCGGCGGCTCCATCCGCCAGCCGGCCTCCCACTGCGGTTGTGTCGGCCTGAAGCCCACCTACGGCCGGGTCTCACGCTACGGCGTGATTGCCTATGCCTCCTCGCTGGATCAGGTTGGTCCCATAACCCGCGACGTGACCGATGCAGCCCTGCTGCTGGAGGCAATCGCCGGCCATGACCCCAAGGACTCCACCAGTGTGGACTGTCCGGTGCCGAACTACACGGCGGCACTGAAACAGGGTGTCAAAGGGCTCAAGATCGGTCTGCCCAAAGAGTACTTTATCGACGGGCTTGATGCCGATGTCCAACAGGCCATGGATCAGGCCATTGCCACCTATCGCCGGCTCGGGGCAGAATTCGTAGAGGTCTCGCTGCCCCACACCAACTATGCCGTGGCCACCTACTACCTGATTGCCACCGCTGAGGCCAGCTCCAACCTGGCCCGCTATGAAGGGGTCCGCTTCGGACACCGGGCCAAGGACACTGCCGGCCTGATCGACCTGATGATGCAGTCCCGCTCGGAAGGATTCGGGGCTGAAGTCAAACGCAGGATCATGCTGGGTACCTACGCCCTCTCCTCCGGCTACTACGATGCCTACTACATCAAGGCCCAGAAGGTACGGACCCTGATCCAGCAGGATTTCATTGAGGCGTTCAAATCAGTCGATCTGCTGCTGACCCCGGTGGCCCCCACCCCGGCCTTCAGGATCGGTGAAAAGACCGCCGACCCGCTGCAGATGTACCTGTCCGACATCTTCACCATCCCGGTCAACCTGGCCGGTATCTGCGGCATCTCGGTCCCGGCCGGGGCAAGCAGCACCGGCCTGCCGATCGGCCTGCAACTGCTGGGACGCCCATTTGGCGAAGAGACCATCCTGAGAGCGGCTTTTGATTTTGAACAAGCCACCGACTGGCATACCAAGAAGGCAGCACTATGA
- the rplM gene encoding 50S ribosomal protein L13, whose protein sequence is MRTEVAKKETVNHQWFVVDAENVVLGRLATQVANVLRGKHKPMYTPSVDTGDFVVIVNAEKIALTGNKMADKVYYSHSGFPGGIKSSTAAAMLSKKPEELIRKAVKGMLPKNKLARHMLKKLKVYSGGAHPHEAQQPAQLSL, encoded by the coding sequence ATGAGAACAGAAGTAGCAAAAAAAGAGACTGTCAACCACCAGTGGTTTGTGGTGGATGCTGAAAATGTCGTGCTTGGCCGTCTGGCAACCCAGGTCGCCAACGTGCTGCGGGGCAAGCATAAGCCGATGTACACACCCAGTGTTGATACCGGCGATTTTGTTGTGATTGTGAATGCTGAGAAGATTGCCCTGACCGGCAACAAGATGGCTGACAAGGTTTACTACAGCCACAGCGGCTTCCCTGGCGGAATCAAGTCTTCTACAGCGGCTGCAATGCTGTCAAAGAAGCCTGAAGAGCTGATCCGCAAGGCAGTGAAGGGCATGCTGCCGAAGAACAAGCTGGCCCGTCACATGCTGAAGAAGCTCAAGGTCTACAGTGGCGGCGCTCACCCCCATGAGGCACAGCAGCCCGCTCAGCTGTCTCTGTAA
- a CDS encoding LolA family protein codes for MKQLISTCILAVLLCCSSTPALAAEATLQQVIATLEQGYASLQDLQASFSQTTTLAGFPKPQKGHGELALRRPPQGTAQFRFDYSVPKQSIISNGKQVWFYQPENRQVLVSSLEGMMKGGNSIGMAYLTGLGNVSKDFNAAFAKPSRDKQGNYLLELTPRKPTPILSRLRLTIHEEAVNAMLADGQAKESFPVVASTVVDASGTETRISYSRIRTNSGLSAAKFTFKVPQGVEIIKP; via the coding sequence ATGAAACAGCTTATCAGCACCTGCATCCTTGCAGTTCTACTCTGCTGCAGCTCCACCCCGGCCCTGGCAGCCGAAGCCACCCTGCAACAGGTCATTGCTACCCTTGAGCAAGGCTATGCCTCACTGCAGGACCTGCAGGCCAGCTTTAGTCAGACCACCACCCTGGCAGGATTTCCCAAGCCCCAGAAAGGACACGGCGAACTGGCATTGCGACGTCCCCCACAGGGCACCGCCCAGTTCCGCTTTGACTACAGCGTGCCAAAGCAGAGTATCATCTCCAATGGCAAACAGGTCTGGTTCTATCAGCCGGAGAACAGGCAGGTGCTGGTATCGTCGCTGGAAGGGATGATGAAGGGGGGCAACAGCATCGGCATGGCCTACCTGACCGGCCTGGGCAATGTGTCAAAGGACTTCAACGCCGCATTTGCCAAGCCGAGCCGTGACAAACAGGGCAACTACCTGCTGGAACTGACCCCGCGCAAGCCGACTCCGATCCTGTCCCGCCTGCGCCTGACCATCCACGAAGAGGCGGTCAATGCCATGCTGGCCGATGGCCAGGCAAAGGAGTCGTTCCCGGTGGTAGCATCAACCGTGGTTGATGCGAGCGGCACCGAAACCCGGATCAGCTATAGCCGGATACGGACCAACAGTGGCCTCTCAGCCGCAAAATTCACCTTTAAAGTGCCGCAAGGCGTCGAAATTATCAAACCGTAG
- a CDS encoding chemotaxis protein CheA has product MDISRYRDLFVSEAREHLTALGSLSVRCEEGAAGSDIINELFRHAHSLKGMAATMQLDPIATLAHALEDLLDKVRSGSLTITRSAADLMLAAIDTLEQLVTHVADGGELPDTEALANRIRNYTPAAADSLQATARSAAPPVRASVPDDSSFRSSDSTGITRIKTALLDRLVTISGELLTVRHSLEDRAACNDTASMGQPLKELSSLLRQLQNEVFRARMLPFGSIAERYPRMVRDLARQSGKEVSFSITGDSIELDRGVLEQMIEPLMHLLRNAVDHGLEPPAERIAAGKAATGNLQLAVSRQADQILLEIRDDGRGMDPARIRSKAVSQGLLTKPQADALTLQETLLLICTPGFSTAPRITDISGRGVGMDVVQNAIQTIGGTLTVDSTPGHGSTITLRLPISVAIIHALMVTCGELLLAVPVSAITNTCEVQRNEIIQKGRDLYLLRDGVEIPIRNLPRFFRQREALSDSAILPILLTESNKQPIGLLVDRLLGQQEIFTRPLRHPLTDLRGISGSCLLGNGQIVFIVDPAACVGRLYTEN; this is encoded by the coding sequence ATGGATATCTCCCGTTACCGTGACCTGTTTGTCAGTGAGGCACGGGAGCATCTGACTGCCCTCGGCTCTTTAAGCGTACGCTGCGAAGAAGGGGCTGCCGGATCCGATATCATCAACGAACTGTTCCGCCATGCCCACTCCCTGAAAGGGATGGCGGCAACCATGCAGCTCGATCCCATCGCCACCCTTGCCCATGCCCTGGAAGACCTGCTGGACAAGGTTCGCTCCGGCTCCCTGACCATCACCCGCAGTGCAGCAGACCTGATGCTGGCCGCCATTGATACCCTGGAGCAGCTGGTGACACATGTGGCAGACGGGGGGGAACTGCCTGACACGGAAGCCCTTGCCAACCGGATCCGCAACTACACACCGGCTGCAGCGGACAGTCTGCAGGCCACGGCGCGGAGTGCCGCTCCTCCCGTACGGGCAAGCGTGCCGGATGACAGTTCCTTCCGCAGCAGCGACAGCACCGGCATAACCAGGATCAAAACCGCATTGCTGGACCGGCTGGTCACCATCTCAGGCGAACTGCTGACCGTACGCCACAGCCTGGAAGACCGGGCAGCCTGCAACGATACCGCCAGCATGGGGCAGCCGCTCAAGGAACTATCATCCCTGCTGCGTCAACTGCAAAACGAGGTATTCCGGGCCAGGATGCTGCCGTTTGGGTCAATTGCCGAGCGCTACCCCCGTATGGTGCGGGATCTGGCACGCCAGAGCGGTAAAGAGGTCAGCTTCAGCATTACAGGCGACAGCATTGAACTGGACCGCGGGGTGCTGGAACAGATGATTGAGCCGCTGATGCACCTGCTGCGAAATGCCGTTGATCATGGGCTGGAGCCCCCGGCGGAACGGATAGCCGCCGGTAAGGCGGCAACCGGCAATCTGCAGCTGGCCGTCAGCCGCCAGGCTGATCAGATCCTGCTGGAGATCCGTGACGACGGCCGGGGCATGGACCCGGCGCGCATCCGTTCGAAAGCGGTCAGTCAGGGACTTCTAACCAAACCGCAGGCGGACGCCCTGACCCTGCAGGAGACCCTGCTGCTGATCTGCACCCCGGGGTTTTCAACGGCACCCAGGATTACCGACATCTCCGGTCGTGGCGTAGGGATGGATGTGGTTCAGAACGCCATCCAGACCATTGGGGGCACCCTGACGGTTGACTCAACACCGGGGCACGGTTCCACCATCACATTGCGGTTGCCAATCAGCGTAGCCATTATCCACGCCCTGATGGTAACCTGTGGAGAGCTGCTGCTGGCAGTGCCGGTCAGCGCCATTACCAACACCTGTGAGGTACAGCGCAACGAGATTATCCAGAAAGGGCGCGACCTGTATCTGCTGCGTGACGGCGTAGAGATACCGATCCGCAATCTGCCCCGTTTTTTCCGGCAGCGCGAAGCCTTGTCAGACAGTGCAATACTGCCGATATTACTTACAGAATCAAACAAGCAACCAATAGGCCTACTGGTGGATCGTCTGCTGGGCCAGCAGGAAATCTTTACCCGCCCCCTGCGTCATCCCCTGACAGACCTGCGCGGCATCTCCGGTTCCTGCCTGCTGGGCAACGGCCAGATTGTCTTTATTGTTGACCCAGCTGCCTGCGTCGGCAGGCTCTATACGGAGAACTAA